The nucleotide window GAGGCGCGAGCTCTGGCAGCGGCTCCGGTACCAGGTGCTGGGGCTCGTCTTCCTGCTCGTCGCCGCCCTGTTCATTGCGCTCACCCTTGCCGTCTACAACAAGGCGTTCACGCCGGTCACGCTCGTGAAGCTCGAGACCGATCGCGTCGGCAGCCAGCTGCGCACCGGCGGCGACGTCAAGGTCCGCGGCATGCTCGTCGGCGAAGTCCGGTCCGTCGTGGCGAAGGGCGACCACGCCGAGCTGGAGCTCGCGCTGGATCCGGACAAGACGCACGTCATCCCGAAGAACGTCGCCGCGCGGCTGCTGCCGAAGACGCTCTTCGGCGAACGCTACGTCGCCCTCCAGCTGCCGGAGAACAAGGAACGGCCGATCGAGGCCGGCGACGTCATTCCGCAGGACCGCAGCAGCGCCGCGATCGAACTGCAGAAGGTCCTCGACGACGTGATGCCGCTGCTGCAGGCCGTCCAGCCCGAGAAGCTGTCCAGCACGCTCACCGCGGTGGCGACCGCGCTCGACGGCCGCGGCAAGCAGCTAGGCGAAACCCTCGTCGGGCTGTCGGACTACCTCGGCAAGCTCAACCCGTCGCTGCCGGACATCAAGGCCGACATCACCGGCCTGGCGAATGTCGCGAACACCTACGACAAGGCGGCGCCGGACATCCTGCAGGCGCTGTCCGACCTGACGACGACGAGCCGGACGATCGTCGACCAGCGCGCGCAGCTGAGCGACCTCTACGCCACGGTGACGGCAGCGTCCATTGACCTCACGAGCTTCCTGCAGGTCAACAAGGACAACCTGATCCGGCTCACCACCGCCATCCAGCCGACGCTGGACGTCCTCGCCAAGTACGCGCCCGAGTACCCGTGCCTCATGCGGCAGCTCGCCGAGTCGGTGCCGCGGGCCGAGCTGGCGTTCGGCAAGGGCACCGCGCACCCCGAGGTCAGCCGGGTCACCATCGAGTTCGCCGCCAGCCGCGGCAAGTACCTCCCCGGCGTCGACGAGCCGAAGTACGAGGACAAGCGCGGGCCGCGCTGCTATCCGAGCGTCCCGCACCCCGGCGTGTGGCCGCAGTACCCGCCGGACGGCGCCATCAAGGACGGCTCCAGCAAGCCCCCGCCGCCGAAGTACCCGCCCGAGACGCTGCCCGCCGGGGGCGGCGCCGTCGGCGGCGACGGCACGATCGTCGGCTCGGCCTACGAAACCGACCTGATCGACCTGCTCGCGTCGCCCGCGCTCGGCACCGCGCCGGGCGACGTGCCCGGCTGGGCCGGCCTGCTCGTCGGGCCGCTCTACCGCGGAGCGGAGGTGGAACTGAAATGAGGAGCTTCCTCCCGTCGCTGCTCAAACTCGGGGTGTTCGCGGTCGTCACCGTGCTGCTCACCGGGATCCTCGCGGCCACCATCGCCAACACCAACTTCGGCGAGACGTCGGGGTACCTGGCGAAGTTCACCGACGCGTCGGGCCTGAAGGAAGGCGACGACGTCCGCATCGCCGGGGTCAAGGTCGGCCAGGTCGACACGATCGAGGTCGTGGCGGGCGAGCGGAACCTCGCCGAGGTCCGGTTCGACGTCGAGCACGCCTACCGGCTGCCGGAGACGGTGACCGCGACCATCAAGTACCGCAACCTCGTCGGCCAGCGCTACCTCGCGCTCGGCACCGACGTCCCCGGCGACAAGACGCTGCCCGAAGGCGGCACGATCCCGCCGGAGCGCACGAAACCCGCGTTGAACCTGACCGTGCTGTTCAACGGGTTCAAGCCGTTGTTCAAGGCGCTGAACCCGCAGGACGTCAACCGGCTCTCGGCCGAGATCATCAGCGTCTTCCAGGGCGAAGGCGGCACGATCACCAGCCTGCTGCAGCACACCGCGTCGCTGACGTCGGCGATCGCGAGCAAGGACCAGGTGATCGGCCAGGTCATCGCCAACCTCAACACGGTGCTCGCCACGGTCAACTCCCGCGGCGCGCAGCTCGGCGACCTCATCGAACAGACCCAGAAGCTGGTCAGCGGCCTGGCCGAGCAGCGCAAGCCGATCGGCGACGCGGTCAGCGCACTCGGCGACCTCGCCGTGTCCACCACCGGGCTCCTCGCCGACGCGCGGCCGGCGCTCAAGGACGACGTGGCCCAGCTCGGCGCGCTGTCGCAGAACCTCGGCGACTCCGGCGAACTGCTCAACCACCTCCTCGAGGTGCTGCCGGGCAACCTGCAGAAGTTCACCCGGACCCTGAGCTACGGCAGCTGGTTCAACTACTACCTGTGCGGGATCACCGGCACCATCGGCATTTCCTCGCTCGACATCACCCTGCCGATCATCCCCATCCCCGGCACCCAGCGCGCGGAGAGGTGTGGTCCGTGAAGCCGCTGAAAGAACGCAACCAGGCGATGGTCGGCACGGTCGCGCTCGTGCTCATCGTGCTCGTCACCGCCACGACGTACTTCGCCGACCAGCTCCCGTTCTTCGGCAACGGCACCACGTACTCGGCCTACTTCGGCGAGTCCGCCGGGCTCGCCGCGGACAACGAGGTGCAGGTCGCCGGCGTCAAGGTCGGCACGGTGTCCTCGGTGAAACTCGCCGGCAAGCAGGTCCTGGTCCGCTTCCGCGTCAAGGACGTCCGGGTCGGCGACGCCACCACAGCATCCATCGAGATCAAGACGCTGCTGGGGGAGAAGTACCTCGCGCTCGACCCGAAGGGCGGCGGCGCGCAGGAGCCGGACGACACGATCCCGCAGGCCCGCACGCGCACGCCGTTCCAGCTGCAGGACGCCTTCGAACAGCTGTCCACCACCGTCGGCGACATCGACACGAAACAGCTCGCCGACAGCTTCAACGCGTTGTCCGACAGCCTCAAAGACAGCCCGCAGTACCTCAAGGACACCCTGAACGGGCTGTCGTCGCTGGCGAAAACGGTGTCCTCCCGGGACGCCGACCTGCACACACTGCTGGCCAACACGAGCCAGGTCTCGAAGACGCTCTCCGACCGCAACGCCCAGCTGCAGCGCGTGATCAGCGACGGCAACCTGCTGCTCACCGAACTGCAGAACCGCAAGCAGGCCATCCACGCGCTGCTGACCGGCACCCAGCAGCTTTCGCAGCAGCTGACCGGGCTGGTCCAGGACAACCGCGAGCAGCTCAAGCCGACGCTGGAGAAGCTCGGGAAGGTGACCGACATCCTGCAGCGCAACCAGGGCAACCTCGACAAGAGCCTGCAGCTGATGGCCCCCTTCGCCCGCGTCGGCGCCAACGCCACCGGCAACGGCCGCTGGTTCGAGGGCTACCTGTGCGGACTGCTGCCGCCGACGATCACCGTGGGCGGGCTGCACATCAACCCCGAAGGCTGCACCCCGCCGATCGCGGCGCCGAACCAGGGGGTGGGCGGCCGATGACCATCCACACGGCCCGCGGCCGCAGCCTGGTGACGTGGCTGGCGTTCGGGTGCGTTCTCGCGCTGCTCGTCACCGCGGGGCTGTACCTGGTGTTCCGGTCTTCGACCGGCACCACGCTGTCGGCGTACTTCGGCAAGACCGTCGGGCTGTACGCGGGTTCGTCGGTGCGGGTGCTCGGCGTGCCGGTCGGCGAGGTCACCGACGTCACGCCCGAGGGCGACGCCGTCCGCGTGGACATGCGGGTCGACGACGACGTGCCGCTGCCGGCCGGCGTCGGCGCGGTCGTCGTCGCGCCGAGCCTGGTCAGTGACCGGTACGTCCAGCTGACACCCGCGTACGACAGCGGGCCGGTACTGGCCTCGGGGACAGTGCTCGCGAAGGACCGCACGGCGACGCCGGTCGAGCTGGACGACCTGTATTCGAGCCTCGACAAGCTGTCGACGGCGCTGGGCCCGAACGGGGCCAACAAGGACGGCGCGCTGTCGGGTGTCCTGGACACCGCGGCGAAGACGTTGCAGGGCAACGGCGCTTCGCTGAACTCGACGGTCGGGCAGTTGGCGGAGCTCGCGAAGACCCTCGACGGCTCGAAGGACGACCTGTTCTCGACCGTGCAGAACCTGAACTCCTTCACCGGTGCCCTGGCCCAGAGCGACCAGCAGCTCAACGAGTTCTACGGCCGCGTCGCCGACGTCAGCCGGTTCCTGGCCGCGGGCTCGTCCGAGGTGGGTGCCGCGCTGCAGTCCCTCGGCGGGGCACTCGGCGACGTCCAGCAGTTCGTCAACGACAACAAGACGGCGCTGGAATCCAATGTGGACAAACTGGCATCGCTGTCCAAGGTGCTGGTCGACCAGCGGGCCGCGCTCGCCGAGGTGCTCGACATCGCGCCGACCGGCGCCACGAACTTCATCAACTCCTACGACGCCGCGTCGGGCACCATCGCCGTCCGCGACAACCTCAACGAGCTGACCAACCCGCCGATCCTCACCGTGTGCCGCCTGATCAGCTCGTTCACGCCGAAGGAAGTCCCCGACACGCTGGGGAACATCTGCAAGCAGCTGGCACCGGTGCTGGACGGGGCCTTGAAGCTGCCGAGTATCCCGCAGGTGCTCAACTCCCTGCAGAACGGGACACTTCCGCCGTTGCCGCTCCCGCTCGTGGACGTCATGGAGCAGCTTTCGGGCGGTGCGAAGTGAGGCGGCTCGCGGGAGTGCTCGCCGGGGTGCTCGTGCTGGCGGCGTGCAGCGACGGCGGGTTCAACGGCCTCTACGGCACACCGCTGCCGGGCGGCGCCGACGTCGGCGACCACCCGTACCACGTGACCGCGCTGTTCACCGACGTCCTGGATCTGGTGCCGCAGTCGAGCGTCAAGGTCAACGACGTCGCCGTCGGGCGGGTCGACAAGATCACCCTGACGCCGGACACGCGGTCGGCGCTGGTGGCGATGACGGTGAACGGTGACATCGCGCTGCCCGCCAACGCGCGTGCCGAGCTGAAGCAGTCTTCGCTCCTGGGCGAGAAGTTCGTGGAGCTGAGCGTGCCGACCGCCGAACCGGCGTCGGGGAAGCTCGCCGACGGCGCGCAGATCCCGCTCGGGCGCACCAATCGCAACCCCGAGGTCGAGGAGGTGCTCGGCGCGCTGTCGCTGCTGCTCAACGGCGGCGGCGTCGAGCAGATCCAGAAGATCAGCCACGAGCTCAACGACGCCTTGTCGGGCAACGAGCCGGAGATCCGGGCTTTGCTGTCCCGGGTGGACGAACTGGCCACCCAGCTCGACGGCCACAAGACGGAGATCCTGCGCGCGATCGACGGCCTCGCGAAGCTGTCGCACACTCTGACGGGCCAGACGCAGAACCTGACGAACGCCCTCGACAACCTCGCGCCGGGCCTGAAGGTCGTCACCGACCAGCGCGACCAGCTCGTGGGCATGCTGACCGCGTTGAACACGCTGTCCGGGGTCGCGGTGGACACGGTGACGAAGAGCCGTGACCAGCTCGTCGCGAACCTCAAGGCGCTGCAGCCGACGTTGGCCAAGCTCGCCGAAGCCGGCCAGAACCTGCCGAACGCGCTGCAGATCCTGCTGACCTACCCGTTCCCGGACTACGCGGGCAACGTGATCAAGGGCGACTACGCGAACGTCGAGGCGAACGTGAACCTGGATCTGGACGTCCTGATCCGGAACTTCGCGAACTCGTCGCAGCCGCCGATCGCGCTGCCGTCCGGCGTCGGCGGGCAGCCGTCCGCCGTCGCGCCGCCGCTGCCGCTGCCCGACCTGGGCTCGGGTCCGGCTGCCGCCGGCCCGAACCTGCTGGGCGGCCTGCTCGGCCTGATCGGGGGCGGCCGGTGACCCGCAAGATCCGGATCCAGCTGTTCGCGTTCGTCGTCATCGCGGTGGTGTCGGTGGTCTACGCCGGCGGCCGCTACGCCGGGCTGGACCGGCTGTTCGGCAACCGCGGTTACGTCGTCACCGCGCAGCTGACCGATTCCGGCGGCATCTTCGTCAACTCCGAGGTCGCCTACCGCGGGGTCACCGTCGGGCGGGTGACGTCGCTGACGCTCACCGAGCACGGCGTCGACGTCGCCCTCGACATCGACGCGGGCGCACCGGACATCCCGGCCGACGCGCACGCGCAGGTGGCGAACCGGTCGGCGGTGGGGGAGCAGTTCGTGGATCTCCTGCCGCGGCACAACGGCGGCCCGTTCCTGACGGACGGGTCGGTGATCACGAGGGACAAGACGTCGCTGCCGCCGTCGCCGGACACCGTGCTGTCGCATTTGGACGATCTGGTGGCGAGCGTGCACCCGGAGTCGTTGCGGACGGTCGTCGACGAGACGTACAACGCGTTCGCGGGTGCGGGCCCGGAGCTGCAGCAGCTGCTGGACAGCACGGGGTCGCTGACGGCGGTGGCCGCCCAGTACGTGCCGCAGACGCAGGGGCTGCTGGCGAACTCCCGGATCGTGCTCGGCACCCAGGAGCGGCAGGCGGCGAACATCACCGACTTCGCCTCGGGTCTTCGCACGATCGCGGGTCAGCTGAAGAAGTCGGACCCGGACCTGCGGCGGGTGATCGCGCAGGCGCCGCAGCTGAGCAGGCAGATCAGCGACGTGCTGGCGGCGTCGGGCACCGACCTGGGCGTGCTGTTCGCGAACCTGCTGACCACGGCGCAGATCACGACGTCCCGCAAGGACTCGATCGAGGAGCTGCTGGTCGCCTACCCGATCATTTCGGCGTTCTCGCCGTCGACGTCCCCGGACGGCACGGGGCACCTGGGCGTGGTGTTCAACTTCTTCGACCCGGCTTCGTGCACGAAGGGGTACGAAGGGACGAAGCAGCGTCCGGCGAACGACGAGACGGAAGCGCCGGTGAACATGAACGCCTACTGCGCCGAGCCGCCGGGCAGCCCGACCGGGGTGCGCGGGGCGCAGAACGCGCCGTACGCCGGGAAGCCGCCCGCGATCCCGGCGGCACCTGCGCAGACCGCGTCGCCGCCCGCGCAGGCTCAGCTGCCGGGGATGCTGAGCCTGCTCACCGGGCCGTCCTCGGGCGGGCTCGGCCGGCTGCTGGGCGCGCCGTGACGCAGCGTCTCCTGGTGGCACTGGCGGTGCTTTCCGTGCTGGCGGCCGCGTTTTCCGGCTGGTACTGGTGGCGGGTGGCGTCGGACGACGCCGCGGCCCGCGGCCGGGCGCGCGACGAGGTGCTGGCCGCGGCCGGCCCGTTCCTGGTCACGCTGAACACGATCGACTACCGCACGGCGGCCGCGGACGTCGACCGCTGGATCGCGGCGACGACGGGCCAGTACGGCAAGGACCTCACGGGCGACCGCCAGCTGCAGATCGACCGGGCCGTTTCGGCGCGCACGGTGTCGTCGGCGTCGCTGGTCCAGGCGGCGGTGACCGAGATCGATCCCGCACGCGGGTCCGCGCGCCTCCTGGCGGTCTTGGACGTCCGCGTGTCGACGGCCGGTGCGCCTGCCGCGCAACGCATGAACCGCCTGACGGTGGACGTGTCGCGGTCCCCGTCCGGCTGGAAGATCGCCGCGGTGCAGGCGGCGGGCGCATGACCCGGATCCTGCTCCTGGTGGTGGCGCTGGCCCTGGGCTGCACGGCGTGGTTCGGCAGCAAGGCGGCATCGCTGTCCCCGGGCGACAACCAGGCGCTGGTCGATGTTTCGGCCACTTCCGACGTTGCGTCCCAGGTGAGTGACGCGGTGAAAGCGGTGTTTTCCTACGACTACGCGAACCTGCCCCGCACCGAGCGAGCGGCCGCGGAGGTCCTGACCGGGGACGCGGTGCGGCAGTACCAGACGCAGTTCGCCTCGGCCCGCCCGAAGGCGGTCTCCGAGAAGCTGATCCGCACGACGACGGTCCGCGCGATCGGGGTGCGGTCCCTGCGCGGGGACTCGGCGGATCTGCTCCTGTTCCTGGACCAGCAGACAGTGGCCCAGGGCGGCGGAGCGCCGACGTCGTCGGTGGCCCAGCTGGCGGTGACGGCGAAACGGATCGACGGCCGCTGGAAACTGGCCACGCTGACGGCGCTCTGATCCGCTCAGGTGCCCGGCCCGGAACGCGGGGGAGCCTGCGCCGCGGTGACGGCGCGGGTCGCCGTGCGATCGCCGAGCAGATCGGTGCTGTCGGCGAACTGGTCGATCGCCCCGGTGCGTGGCAAGGCGCGCACGGCGGGGTCGGTCAGCGTGTCGAAGAGCGCCCGGCTGAAGCGTTCCGCGTGCAGGACCTGGAACGGCCGGTCGTGGTACGGGCGGGTGCGGGGGTCGAGCGGCTCGGTCAGCCCGAGCCGGTTGTGCAGCTCGGCGACGGACGTGTAGGCCGTGGCGAGGTGGGCTTCCCGTTCCGGCCAGGTGGTGGCGGCGAGGGCCGCGGTCAGGGCCGGGGAGAGGGTGGCCGCGAACGGGAGCCGGGCGAAGGCGCTCCCGAGCCACTTGGCGTAGGGCGGGTAAACGCGGTGCAGCACCAGGCTCAGGCGCATGAGGTCGCGGATCAGGCGGGCGGCGACGACGGCCGAGCCGAGTTCGTCGCCGACTTCCCCGCACCGCCCGACGAACGCCTCCTCCTGGGAGATCCGCTGCCACTGGCAGGCCAGGAGGTAGCGCCAGAGCTGCTCCGGATACCAGCCGAGCCGGGCGCGGACGGTGGTGAGTTCCCCGGTCCGGTCGTGGAAGACCGCGCCGGCGGTGATCTCGGCCAGTGCCTGGGTGGGGGTCGCGAGCCAGTCGAGCGTGGTGATGGCCTCGCGGGGATCGAAGCCCAGGTGGCCGGGGAGCCATTCGTCGAGGCTGGTGACGTCGACGCGGTGGAAGACCGGCCCGTCGGTGGCCACCATGTGGCGCACGTGCTCGTTCTCGGTGGGGCCGAAGTGGGTCGGGTAGCCGTGGAACGACTTGGGCAGCTCGTCGCGCAACATCGCGACGACGTCTCGGGCGTACCGCCCGGCGTCGTCGTGGCTCAGGAAGAGCTGCAGGCGCGGCCCCCATTCGTGATCGGCGGAGCGGGCCGTGTCGAAGCCGAGGACCTCCGAACCGGTACCGATCCGCGCGGCCGTGTGGGGCAGATCCCCGAAGTGCGCGTGCACCAACGGCCACACTGCCTCGTCGTAGAAGCGGCGTGACAGCTCCAGGCCGGGGATGAACGAGGGGGCCACGGCCGCTCAGCCGTCCCAGACCGCTGCGCCCTGGCGGAGAACCTCCACATCGGACTCTTCCGCCACCGGCCACAGCTCCACCACGTACCGGTAGTGCTCCCCGAACTCGTGCTCGTTCCAGGTCACCCCGGGCGGCCCGGCCGGCACATAGGACACCCGGGCCCGGTACAACCCCGGCAGCACCGAAAAGAACTTCTCCTGCGACGGGTAGTCCGCGGGCCCGGAAATCACCAACCGCCCGCTCGGAACCGGAAGATCCGCC belongs to Amycolatopsis tolypomycina and includes:
- a CDS encoding MCE family protein, which encodes MRRLAGVLAGVLVLAACSDGGFNGLYGTPLPGGADVGDHPYHVTALFTDVLDLVPQSSVKVNDVAVGRVDKITLTPDTRSALVAMTVNGDIALPANARAELKQSSLLGEKFVELSVPTAEPASGKLADGAQIPLGRTNRNPEVEEVLGALSLLLNGGGVEQIQKISHELNDALSGNEPEIRALLSRVDELATQLDGHKTEILRAIDGLAKLSHTLTGQTQNLTNALDNLAPGLKVVTDQRDQLVGMLTALNTLSGVAVDTVTKSRDQLVANLKALQPTLAKLAEAGQNLPNALQILLTYPFPDYAGNVIKGDYANVEANVNLDLDVLIRNFANSSQPPIALPSGVGGQPSAVAPPLPLPDLGSGPAAAGPNLLGGLLGLIGGGR
- a CDS encoding MCE family protein translates to MTIHTARGRSLVTWLAFGCVLALLVTAGLYLVFRSSTGTTLSAYFGKTVGLYAGSSVRVLGVPVGEVTDVTPEGDAVRVDMRVDDDVPLPAGVGAVVVAPSLVSDRYVQLTPAYDSGPVLASGTVLAKDRTATPVELDDLYSSLDKLSTALGPNGANKDGALSGVLDTAAKTLQGNGASLNSTVGQLAELAKTLDGSKDDLFSTVQNLNSFTGALAQSDQQLNEFYGRVADVSRFLAAGSSEVGAALQSLGGALGDVQQFVNDNKTALESNVDKLASLSKVLVDQRAALAEVLDIAPTGATNFINSYDAASGTIAVRDNLNELTNPPILTVCRLISSFTPKEVPDTLGNICKQLAPVLDGALKLPSIPQVLNSLQNGTLPPLPLPLVDVMEQLSGGAK
- a CDS encoding DUF4037 domain-containing protein, yielding MAPSFIPGLELSRRFYDEAVWPLVHAHFGDLPHTAARIGTGSEVLGFDTARSADHEWGPRLQLFLSHDDAGRYARDVVAMLRDELPKSFHGYPTHFGPTENEHVRHMVATDGPVFHRVDVTSLDEWLPGHLGFDPREAITTLDWLATPTQALAEITAGAVFHDRTGELTTVRARLGWYPEQLWRYLLACQWQRISQEEAFVGRCGEVGDELGSAVVAARLIRDLMRLSLVLHRVYPPYAKWLGSAFARLPFAATLSPALTAALAATTWPEREAHLATAYTSVAELHNRLGLTEPLDPRTRPYHDRPFQVLHAERFSRALFDTLTDPAVRALPRTGAIDQFADSTDLLGDRTATRAVTAAQAPPRSGPGT
- a CDS encoding MlaD family protein yields the protein MKPLKERNQAMVGTVALVLIVLVTATTYFADQLPFFGNGTTYSAYFGESAGLAADNEVQVAGVKVGTVSSVKLAGKQVLVRFRVKDVRVGDATTASIEIKTLLGEKYLALDPKGGGAQEPDDTIPQARTRTPFQLQDAFEQLSTTVGDIDTKQLADSFNALSDSLKDSPQYLKDTLNGLSSLAKTVSSRDADLHTLLANTSQVSKTLSDRNAQLQRVISDGNLLLTELQNRKQAIHALLTGTQQLSQQLTGLVQDNREQLKPTLEKLGKVTDILQRNQGNLDKSLQLMAPFARVGANATGNGRWFEGYLCGLLPPTITVGGLHINPEGCTPPIAAPNQGVGGR
- a CDS encoding MCE family protein; this encodes MRSFLPSLLKLGVFAVVTVLLTGILAATIANTNFGETSGYLAKFTDASGLKEGDDVRIAGVKVGQVDTIEVVAGERNLAEVRFDVEHAYRLPETVTATIKYRNLVGQRYLALGTDVPGDKTLPEGGTIPPERTKPALNLTVLFNGFKPLFKALNPQDVNRLSAEIISVFQGEGGTITSLLQHTASLTSAIASKDQVIGQVIANLNTVLATVNSRGAQLGDLIEQTQKLVSGLAEQRKPIGDAVSALGDLAVSTTGLLADARPALKDDVAQLGALSQNLGDSGELLNHLLEVLPGNLQKFTRTLSYGSWFNYYLCGITGTIGISSLDITLPIIPIPGTQRAERCGP
- a CDS encoding MCE family protein, with protein sequence MTRKIRIQLFAFVVIAVVSVVYAGGRYAGLDRLFGNRGYVVTAQLTDSGGIFVNSEVAYRGVTVGRVTSLTLTEHGVDVALDIDAGAPDIPADAHAQVANRSAVGEQFVDLLPRHNGGPFLTDGSVITRDKTSLPPSPDTVLSHLDDLVASVHPESLRTVVDETYNAFAGAGPELQQLLDSTGSLTAVAAQYVPQTQGLLANSRIVLGTQERQAANITDFASGLRTIAGQLKKSDPDLRRVIAQAPQLSRQISDVLAASGTDLGVLFANLLTTAQITTSRKDSIEELLVAYPIISAFSPSTSPDGTGHLGVVFNFFDPASCTKGYEGTKQRPANDETEAPVNMNAYCAEPPGSPTGVRGAQNAPYAGKPPAIPAAPAQTASPPAQAQLPGMLSLLTGPSSGGLGRLLGAP
- a CDS encoding MCE family protein, whose amino-acid sequence is MRRELWQRLRYQVLGLVFLLVAALFIALTLAVYNKAFTPVTLVKLETDRVGSQLRTGGDVKVRGMLVGEVRSVVAKGDHAELELALDPDKTHVIPKNVAARLLPKTLFGERYVALQLPENKERPIEAGDVIPQDRSSAAIELQKVLDDVMPLLQAVQPEKLSSTLTAVATALDGRGKQLGETLVGLSDYLGKLNPSLPDIKADITGLANVANTYDKAAPDILQALSDLTTTSRTIVDQRAQLSDLYATVTAASIDLTSFLQVNKDNLIRLTTAIQPTLDVLAKYAPEYPCLMRQLAESVPRAELAFGKGTAHPEVSRVTIEFAASRGKYLPGVDEPKYEDKRGPRCYPSVPHPGVWPQYPPDGAIKDGSSKPPPPKYPPETLPAGGGAVGGDGTIVGSAYETDLIDLLASPALGTAPGDVPGWAGLLVGPLYRGAEVELK